The Pseudodesulfovibrio sediminis genome includes the window GCGCAAGACACGGCGCATGATCTTGCCGGAGCGGGTCTTTGGCAGCCCATCGGCGAACTGAATGAACTCAGGCGTGGCAATGGGGCCGATCTCCTTGCGCACCCAGATCTTCAATGCCTTGAGCAGGTCGTCGTCAGGCTCAACGCCGGATTTCAGCGTGACATAGGCGTAGATGGTCTCACCTTTCACATCGTGCGGCATGCCGACAACTGCGGCCTCTGCCACGTCGGGATGGGCAACCAGTGCGGATTCGACCTCGGCAGTGCCCATGCGGTGACCGGACACATTGATGACATCATCCAGACGCCCCATGATCCAGAAGTACCCGTCATCGTCCATGCGGGCACCGTCACCGGCCTCGTATGCGCCGGGGAAACCGGCAAAATACGTGGATTTGTAGCGATCAGGGTTGCCCCAGACATTGCGGAGCATACCGGGCCACGGCTTGTCCACGATCAGATGTCCGCCCTCGTTGGCATCGGCAACACTGCCGTCACGGCGCACGATCTTGGCGGAAATACCAGGCAAGGCCTTGGTGGCGGAGCCGGGCTTGAGCGGAGTGGCATACGGCAGCGCGGAAATCATGATACCGCCAGTCTCGGTCTGCCACCAGGTATCCACGATGGGCAGCTTACCGCCACCGACATTGTTGTGATACCACAGCCACGCTTCGGGGTTAATGGGCTCACCCACCGAACCAAGCACACGCAGTGAGGAAAGGTCATAATTCTTGACCCATTCCTCGCCTTCACGCATGAGCGCGCGAATGACCGTGGGCGCGGTGTAGAAAATATTGACCTTGAACTTGTCCACGATCTGCCAGAAACGGTCTGGCCTGGGATAGCTCGGAACGCCCTCGAACATGACCGAGGTGGCACCCAGCGTCAGCGGCCCATATACAATATATGAATGACCGGTGATCCAGCCGACGTCAGCAGTACACCAGTAGACATCGTCATCTTTCACGTCAAAGACACACTGTGTAGTGTGCGCCGCATACAGCAGGTACCCGGCGGTGGTGTGCAGCACGCCCTTGGGCTTGCCAGTGGAGCCAGAGGTATACAGGATGAACAACGGATCTTCAGCTTCCATCTCCTCGAACGGACAATCGGAGGTGATATCCTCGGCATTGACTTCTTCGTGCCACCAGGAGTCACGGCCCTCGACCATATTGATCTCATTGCCGCCGCGCTTGACCACGATACACTGTTCGATGGTCGGGCAGTCTTTCAACGCCTCGTCAGCATTACCCTTGAGCGGAATGGTCTTGCCTGCGCGCAGGACAGCATCGGCCGTGATCAGTACCCGGGCCTGACAATCGTCGATGCGGGACTGGAGCGCGATGGAGGAAAATCCGGCGAAGACGATGGAGTGCAGTGCGCCCAAACGGGTGCAGGCCAGCATGGCGATGGCCAGCTCGGGGATCATGGGCATATAGATGGCCACACGATCACCGCGTTTGACGCCCTTTTTCTTGAGCACGTTGGCGAACCGGCAGACTTCGGTATGCAGCATCTGGTAGGTATAGACCTTGACGTCCTCTTCGGGTTCGCCCTGCCAGATGAGTGCAGCCTTGTTGCGACGACCATCGGTCAGATGACGATCCAGGCAGTTGTAAGAGACGTTGGTCTTGCCGCCGGAAAACCACTTGAACTCGGGTTTGTCATAGTCGGCTTCAAGGACGGAATCGAAATCGGAAAACCAGGTCAGCAGCTCCTTGGCCCGATCCCCCCAGTATCCGTCGGGATCATTCAGCGCCTTTTCGTTGGCCGCGTCATACGCTTCCATATTCTGAATCCAGGCCTGGCCCTGCTTGGAAGCATCGGGTTCAAAGATCTGCCCTTCCTTTTGCAGGCTTTCGATTTTCTTCTCTTCGCTCATCTGGTGTACTCCTGATCTATGCGTTGTTTTCTCAGTGTCCTGAAAATGGACCGCAACATTCTGAAATGTGATGGTCAGCGCGCAGTGCCGCGACTGACTAGATATCATTTATAGGAACCAAAACACAACCGCGCCCTTTTTTAGGTAAACGGTTTAAAATCACCCGGTGAACGGCAACGCGCCGGGTGAACGCAGGCATATTGAGGAGTAAACGGCTACATTCCACCACTCACGGCCCGCACAAAGAACCGGCATGTTCTGTCCTGCCACCAGACAAATCCCATTTCGGCGTCGGCATACCAGGCAGCGGTAAAGGCTTTGGTATCCGCAGACCAGAGACGTGACTTGCGCGGGTCGAACGCCGACTCCAGACAGAACTCGCCCGGCTCGGTGTTCCCGGTAAACAGGGTGGTCAGTTCATCGACCGTGGGCAGTCGCCAGTCCGTGCGGCCGCCATGCGCGTGCCTGTTGAACCGCGCCACATAGGCGCAGGCTCGGTCCCAGGTCAGCGGATACCGTGCGCCGTCCTGTTCCCACACAAGCCCTGTCGCGCTGTCAAAGACCGTGCCGTCCCCGCGCTTTCTGAACTCACCCGCTCCATATTCCTTTGGCCGCCAGAGCACATCAAGATCAAAGGCCGCACGCGCTGCATGCAGCCCCACCTTGATCGGCTCGGCACGCGGCACCCAGTCCCGGGCGTGGCGCTCCGGCTCGTCGAGCATGACACAGGTGGCGTCCTTCCGTTCAATCCAGGCCGCCTCCAGCCGGTCCATTGCGTCGATCATGGATTGGCAATCCTGAAAACGGTCGTCCGGTTCCGAGGCCAGCGCGCGGTCAAAAAAGGCATCCCATGTACAATCGAGATCCGCATGTATGGCGCAGATGGACTGGCGATCCGCCCGCTCATCCGGGAGCTGACCGGTAAGCATGCGAAAGAGGGTCACACCCACGGAAAAGACATCGGATCGGGCATCGGCCGCTTCGGGGTCCGCCTCCTGTTCCGGTGCGGTGTAGTAGGGCGACCCCACCACCATTCCCTTGTGCCCCTGGCTCTGCTCGCCACGAAGTTTGCTCAGGCCGAAATCAATAAGTTTGACCCGCCCCGGGCCGCCCTCGTCCTCGGCGAGCATCACGTTGAACGGTTTGACGTCACGATGAATGATCCCTTCAAAGTGGAGCCGGTCCAGCCCGGCCAGCATCTCGCGGGCGATGTGCAGAGAGGCTTCCACCCCAAGCCTCCGGGATGGTTGTTCGACCTCATAGGTCTCCCCCATGAGCGCACCGAGATTGCCGCAATAATACTCCATGGCAAAATGGGGCGGTGTGACATCGTCGCCACGCCCCACATCCAGGATACCCGCCACATTGACATGACTGATGGAAGCCATGGTGGTCGCCTCTTTGAAGAACATCTCCTTCAGAACGGCCGCCCCCATGATATCTTCCATTATTTCAGCAGGATCAAGAACCTTGAGCGCCACAATCCGCCCGGTCACAGGCATGGCCGCCTTGTAGACCGCCCCCATGCCGCCACGGCCCAACAGCCCACGTATTGCGTAACGTCCTATATGCATACGGTGGATGATAGCGCATGGTCGGGCATCCCGTCCACACTCCTCGCGCCGGTCCCTCCCGCTTTGTTGACTCCAGAGGCCATATTAGTCATACAGAGAAAGAACGTAAAAGGTGGACAATTTGCATACTTTGCCAACCATGCGTGATGCCATTTTCGGATGGTGTCGCAATCCATTCGGGAAACTCACACTGCTCATTCTCGGCCTGCTCTGCATGGCCACATTCGGCTATTGGTTTTTCGAATATTACCCGGTCGGAGACGCAAAGGATATCTTTGGTGCGCTCTGGTGGGCGGTGGTCACCCTGACAACCGTGGGCTATGGCGACATGGTCCCGACCACCATCGGCGGGAAAGTCATGGGACTGATCGTCATGATCTGCGGCATCGGCCTGGTATCCACGTTGACAGGTAACCTGGCTTCCATGCTCGTGGAACACAAAGCCAGAAAGCGTAAGGGGTTACTCACGGTGAAACTGACAAACCATGTCATCATCGTCGGCTGGAACGATTTTGGCCCGGAACTGGTCGCGGCCCTGCGCGACAACGGCGTGCTCATGAACGACAAGGACACCAACCTTGTACTGGTCAACGGACTTGCCGCGGACGAACGCGAAGCCGTGGCCTTTCAACTGGACCTGGGCGACCGTCTCCACTTTGTCTGGGGTACCATCACTCAGGAGTCGGTGCTCCTCAAGGCTCGACCGGACCGCGCTCAGGTGGTCTACCTGCTCTCCCAGCACACAGCCCAATCCGCCAAGGACGCCGATCACGAGACCCTGTATGCTGCCCTGGCCTTGCGAGAACTCGCGCCGCAAGTCCCACTCTACGGCGAAGTGGCCCTCCCGGAAAACCGCAAGCACCTGCTTCGCGCCGGGGTCAATGAAATCATCGTCCACGGTCAACTGACCAGCGTGGTCCTCGGCCTCATGGGCGCGAATCCCTCCATGTGGACCCTGCTTCAGGAACTCATCGGCATGCGCGGCAACAACCATATCAAGTTCAAGACATTGACCTCGGCAGAAAAACCCCTGCTCTGGGGCGACCTCATGACCCAGTTTCGCGCAGACGGAAGGCTGCCTCTGGCGTTATGCAAGGTGTCCAAACAACTTTCACTGGAAGATGTGCTCGACGACGGCTCCGCACTGGATCAATTCATATTGGAGCTGTTCGAATCATCCGGCCAGGAAACGAATATCGGCGACACCGGCCCGCGCGTGCTGACCAATCCACCGGACACGGAACCGCTCCGCGACTTTGACGCGGTACTGTTCCTCAACCCCAGGGAGGCACGATGAAACTCGGTGATGTGATTTTTGACGATATTCCCCTGTTCCACGGTCTGCCCGCAACCGCCCAGGACAAGATCCGGGATATCTTTGACATCCACCCCGTAGACGCAGGGGAAAACCTGATCACCGAAGGGGAAGAGGGGGATGAAATGTTCATCCTCGTCAAAGGGCGTGTACGAATCACCAAATCCATGCTCATGCCGGGTATGAATCTTCCCATTCTGGAAGTGGACAACCAGCGCAAGGTCCTGGCCACCATGGACCACGCCAACCACCCCATCTTCGGCGAGATTGCACTCATAGACCACGAAACCCGGTCCGCCACCATTCTGGTCCTGGAGCCGTCCTTCTTTCTGAGAACCAATCGAGCCAGATTCTTTGAGCTGGTGGAACGTGAACCCATCATCGGCAACATCCTGCTCATGGCACTGACCAAACGCATGGCTACCACCATCCGCAAATCAAACCGGGAACTCATCAAGCTGTCCACAGCCCTGGCCCTGGCCCTCAGCCGGTACAACAAGCCATAGAGAGGAATACGGTCTGGACAAAAGGAACCAAGCATGATGGCAAAGATAGCGATTATCCTTACCCCTCATTTCGCTGACTGGGAATACGCCCTCATTGCCGGGACGGGCCGCCCGTTCTACGGACTTGATGTACAATTTTTTACCCCTGCCCCCGGAGAACTCCAGTCGCTGGGCGGGCTCACCGTGCGGGTTCCACAGGGGCTGGAAGCGATGAATCAATGGGCACCGGAGGTGGTGGTTGTCATCGGAGGCACCCTATGGGAATCCGAAGATGCGCCCGACATTGGAGAAGTACTGCGAGCCCATCATGCGCGCGGTGCCGTTGTTGCGGGTATCTGCGGCGGCACACTCGCCCTTGCCCGAGCCGGGATGCTCGATGCAATACCGCACACATCCAATGAGGCCGAATATCTCACGTTGAACGCACAGGAATACACCGGGGCAGAGCATTTTTGCCCAAGCGCCACAGCGGTTTCGACCGATCGCGTGATCACCGCCCCCGGAGTCGCGCCCGTCTCATTCACAGCGGCCATTTTCGAAAGTATCGGACTGGACCAGAACACTGTGCTGCAATTCAAAAACATGTTGGCCGCAGAGCACAACTAACCACTGTTGCGACGAGTCGCACACAGCCTGTGTGGCCAGAGGGTGCACACAGCCTCCCTCGTTGAAAGTACCGGGAAACTTTTCCAACAAACTATTATTTTTGATTTCTTCAAAGAATTCAGATGCTCAAATATACTTCGAAGCCCACTCTCCGTTTCATTTTCCATATTTCAAGGCTCTTGCACTCTGGTCAGTGAGACGGTATGTGTTTAGACTAACTCTAGATAAAAATGTGTTTATGCACGTATACGAGGGGGTATCCCATGAAAAGGACTCTGTTTTTTCTGGCTGTGTTGACGGCCACTCTTTTTGTTATGAGCGGGTGCATGAGAAAATCCATTTCATCTGCGCCTCCGGCAAGACGTCCTGCGAGCCAGCAACCGGCAAAGCCCGCGCCGAAACCGATTATCGACGAAGCTCCTCTGACCGGCGACAACGAACCCTTGGATACCGCGGCACCGGATGCTGACGAAAAGCCCATGGCCGACGTGGGTGGTGATGATCTGGGCGACGACCTGGCTGACGACACGATGGACAGTACCGAGACCCCGGTTGAAGAAGCCGCTCCGGTCGCAAAAACCGACGCGGTCAAGGAACCGGGAATCGCCACCACCCCGGATGAGCTGCCCGACCCTGCGCCGATCATTGACTCTACCCCCGTGGCCGAACCGGCCATGAAGGACCAGGCCAAGGAGGCCGTGACACCGCCACAAACGACGCCTGCCCAAACAGCTCCTGCACCGGTTGTAACAACGCCCGAAGCCGCGGCTCCGGTCATGGTCGACCCGGAAAACGAAGTGGTGGACCTTGAAGATCCTGTGGTGCTGGATAATCCTGTTGCCACAACCGCAGGCGACTACTATGTGCAGGTGGGCGCATTTTCCGACGTTGAAAACGCCACCCGCATTCTGGAGCAGCTCCGCACGGACGGCTACGCAGGAGCCAGAATGGTCAAGACCGAAACCGGCCTCTACCGCGTACAGGCCGGTGCCTTTGTCAACGCCGACGAAGCAGATACCGCACTGGAAACCCTCAAGGGCGCGTTCCCCGGCAGCCGTGTCGTCAAAGCGGAATAATCACCGAACAGAGAACAAGCCAAAGGGCCGGATGATACTATCATCCGGCCCTTTTCATTCAAATGGCTGACGTACTGTCAGTATGCTGACCCCGCAAACGGATACCCGCCACAGCAACCATTTCTGGCCGCCAGGCGCGCAAACAACACACTGATCCTTACCCCGTCACTAAGGACACATGGCAGTCTCCTGCGATGCGGCCAACGACTTAGGACGGGTTCAGTTCTGCACGGAATTTGCGGGAAAGACGGAAGACAACCACTTTGCGCGGCGGCAGAGTGATGGACTGTGTCGTCTGGGGATTGCGTCCCTTGCGTGCCCGCTTGTCATATGCTTCGAATTTGCCGAAGCCCGAGATAAGAAGTGCGTGGTCCTTCTTCACAGCAGTCTTCATGATTTCAAGAATGGTTTCCACCAGATCCTTGATTTCGGCGCGGTTCTTGTCGGTGCGCTCGTAGACATAGTCCACGATTCCGGCTTTAGTGAGGGTGCTCATTGATCGCCTCCAAAAAAGGTTACCAGGAAAATTACTCCATGAGGTTCGCGATCTTGGCCGCGAGCCTCCCCATCTCATCAGGGTCATCGTATCCGGTCTGAGGCCAGAGCCGCAGTCCGTCATCCGCAAACCGAGGAATAAGATGGTAATGCGCGTGATGGACTTCCTGACCGGCGGCCTCATAATTATTCTGCATGAGGTTTAATCCGTCGGCTCCGGTGACTTCCATGATCGCCTTGCCCACCTGGGACAAGACCTGAAACAGATCGCCACCCAACTCCACTGGGATGTCCATGAGTGTGGGATAGTGCCCTTTTGGCAAAACCAGGGCGTGTCCCGCATTCACAGGCGCGATGTCCAAAAAAGCCAAACAGGTATCCGACTCGAAAACCCTGGCACAGGGAATATCCCCGGCCACGATTTTGCAAAATATGCACTCGGAATCTGTTGGTACCATACGCTTCTCCCCCCTGTCCGAGCTGGTTTCCGCACGCTACATGCCTACGAAAAAACGGCGCACAGACAGAGAATTTTCGATAGTTACCTGTGTTTATAACCGGGAAGTTCAGTTAAATCAAGTCTGTTCGTTATTTTTCTGGAAAACCACGCGCCCCAAGGGCTGCCGCGAAGTCTAGAAATCTTCTTGAAAATCGGCTGGTTGACACACTTTTTATGTTGCAAACAATGATTTGAAAAATAAACCATTTGATATCAATGTGTTAGAGACAGCAAAAAGTATACACATGGCATTACAGGAGGTTAGGAGAGGACAATCAGGAGCCGGAAACAACACGGGCGGGGACACCCACGGCAACAGCCCCTTCCGGTATGTCCCTGATAACGGCTGCCCCGGCACCGACCACGGCACGTTTGCCAATGATTCTACCGGGAATGACATTGGCGCCAATGCCCACAAGCGCAGCTTCAGCGACCGTGACGTTGCCGGCAAGGGCCGCGTTCGGCGCAATGTGCGCATGGGGACCGACATTGCTGTCGTGATCCACGACGCTGCCGGTATTGAGTATGGTGTTGTCCATGATCCGGCTACCGGTGTTCACGATGGAGCCAGCACTGATCATGCACCCTTTGCCCACCACGACGTCAGCAGCGATGATGGCCGAAGGATGCACGGCGGCGACCAGATTCTCCCCTGCCGCGCAGAGTTGCTCGAAGAGGCGCTGCCGCAGGGCGTTGTCCCCGATGGCCACAACCACGCCGTCGTGCTCGATGGAATCCAGGCTTCCATCGTCACCGAGGATGGACAGACCTAACGGGCCGGGAGTACCGGCTTCACCGTCGCCGGAGACAAAACCAAGCGGATTCATGCCGTCCATGGCCAGCAGAATATCCGCCACCACACGGGCGTGCCCGCCGCTGCCGATAATCACTATATTCATTTCTTCTCCCATGCTGTCCCAACTTCTACGCGGTTTGTTTTTTTTCTGTCAACAGCGGGGAACACGGACAACTTGACCACCCCACTCTTGCACGATATTCCCAAGTCACGTTTCAAACACGAGCACAAGCGGACAGCCGAGATGCGCCGCGCTGCACATAAGGAGAGACCAATGACCAAGACAGGTATACTTTTCCCCGGACAGGGATCACAGGAAAAAGGCATGGGCAAAGACATTGCCGAAGCCGATTCCGCCGCACTGGATCTGTGGAAGCTTGCCGAGAAGGAATCCGGCCTGCCCCTGCGCGAAATCTACTGGGACGGCGAGGCCGCGGACATGGCCGACACCCGCGCCCTCCAACCCGCCCTCACCGTGGTCAACCTGACCCTCTGGCTGACTGTGAAGGACAAACTTTCTCCGGCCGCAACCGCCGGGCACTCCCTGGGCGAATTCGCCTCTCTGGGCGCAGCCGGCGCACTCAGCCTGGAAGACACTGTCAAGGCTGTCACCCTGCGCGGCAAACTCATGGCCGAATCCGGCGGCGCGGGACACGGCATGGCCGCCGTGGTCAAGTTGAAGCAGGATCAGGTGGAAGCAATCGTGGACACCGCCGCGTCCTCCTCGGGCAAGGAACTCAAAATCGCCAACTACAACACCCCGGCGCAGTTCGTCATCAGTGGCGAGCAGGAAGCGCTGGACGCAGCCGAAGCGCTGGTCAAGGAAGCCAAGGGCCGCGCCATCCGACTGGCCGTCTCCGGCGCCTTTCACTCCCCGCTCATCCAGGAGGCCGCCGACGAGTTCAGCGCGTTTCTGGGCGGCCTGACATGGAACGCTCCGGCCTTCCCCATTCACCACAACGCCACCGCCATGCCGCAGCCCGACCCGGCACAGATCATGTCCACCATGCAGAGCCAGATGACCTCCAGCGTACTCTGGATTCAGACCATGCAGGCCATGTTCGCCACCGGCATCCGCAATTTCGTCGAAGTCGGCCCCAAGGGCGTGCTCTTCAAGATGCTCAAGGCCAACCTCGGGTCCATGGACGAAAAATGGACCGGGATGAACATCGGCGACCTGGAACAGGCCAAGGAACTCTAAACCATGAAAAGCTACGGCATCATAGGCTGGCCACTGGGCCACACCATGAGTCCGACCCTGCACAACTGGGGGTTCGAAGCGTGTGGCATCGACGCGAATTATGCAGCATGGCCGGTCTCGCAGGACGACCTGTCCTCCTTTATGGGGCAGGTGCGCGCCCGGCCCATCTCCGGGCTTTCCGTGACCATCCCGCACAAGCAAGCCATCATGGAGCATCTGGACAGGATATCGGAACGCGCCACCACGGTCGGTGCGGTCAACACCCTGTACTGGGACGAGGACCAGCTGTGCGGCGAGAACACCGATGTCATCGGCATTGTCGCTCCGCTCACCAACCTGGACACCCTCCCGGCAACGGCACTGGTGCTCGGCGCAGGAGGCGCGGCACGGGCCGCCCTGGCCGGATTCAAGGAGCTGGGCATCCCCGGTATCGCCATTGCCAACCGGACCCATGCCAAGGCCGTGGCCCTGAGCGAAGAATTTGCCGTGGAATGCGTTGCGTGGGAAGACCGCATGGACCAGTCGTGGGCGCTGCTCTGCAACACGACCCCGCTGGGCATGTCCGGTGCCATGGAAGACGCCACCCCATGGGATGGCGACCGGTTCGCTCCGGCGACCATCGCCTATGACATCGTATACAATCCGCTGGAGACCCGTTTCCTGCGGGAGGCCCGTGCGGCCGGCTGCACAACCATCTCCGGGCTGGAGATGTTCCTACATCAGGGGCTGGCCCAGTTCCGGCTGTGGACCGGCACCGACATGGATGAATCCGGGGCACGCACACTGCTCCTCAATACGCTAACTGCATAAGGTGAATACAATGAAGAAAATAACCAGACTCATGGTGACGGCGATGGCTGTCTGCGCCCTGTTCTTGGGCATCTTTTCCACGACTTCGGCCCAGGCAAGTAAGGCAAACCCGGTTGTGGTCATGGAGACCACCATGGGACGCATCATCATTATGCTCTCCCCCAAGGACGCACCCAAGACCGTAGAGAATTTCCTCAGGTACGTTGAAGACGGCTATTACAACAACACCGTCTTTCACCGGGTTATCATTGAAAAAAAGAAGACCAACGATGAAAAGGATACGAGCATGAATATCGTTCAGGGCGGCGGGTACACTTTCCCCCTGCGCCTGAAGCCGACCAGGGCTCCCATTGTCAACGAAGCAGGGCGCTCCCTGCAGAACAAACGGGGCACCATCTCCATGGCCAGAACCGATAATCCCGACTCGGCAACCAGCCAGTTCTTCTTCAATGTGCAGGACAACCCCGTGCTGGACCAGAAGTCCTCCGGTTCACAGACCGGCGCGGCCCTCTTCTCCTCCACCACCAAGCCCGGATACTGCGCCTTTGGCAAGGTCATCCGCGGCATGGACGTGGTTGACAAGATCCAACAGGTCAAGACCGCCCGCTCCGGCCGTATGGAAGATGTGCCAGCCACGCCCATCTACATAAAGAAGGCATACGTGGCAAAATAAGAGACTCAACCCACAAAAAAGGGCGGCAGGACATATATCCTGCCGCCCTTTATTCATTGTATTGTCAGCCTACAGGTCGTGACTCACGCCGCAGGTCTTGATCACGACTCGTCCGGTGTCCAGATGCAGGAACATGGTCCTCGGTATCACGCCACCCAATTCGCTGGCCGCCAATTTCACCTGGCTTCGATCCATGAGTTCCAGCAATTCGTCAATATTCTTCTGGCCGATGTCAAAGGCGCCGTCACCGCGCATATCCGCGCCCCCGGCAGCCTTGAAAATCAACCTGTCCCTGTCCGCGCCCGCACGGAGCAATTCCTTGACCATCCGCGGCACACCTGCGCTCACGAATTTGTAGGGGCTTTCCCCTTCGTGCAGCACGACCGAACCGGGTCTGGACAACAGGCAATGGATCAACCCACCCACCTGGGCCTGTGGGTCATACGCCGTGACCCCCACACAGGACCCCAGGGAATAAGTCACCAGGATCTTGTCGGGGTCCGTGGATATTTTCATGTCGGAAATACCGACGACGATAAGGTTATCCATGTTCATATCTTACCTACAATCAACAGGATCGGGAGCATCCCGAGTCAAAACAATTTCGCATCATATGCTCATACATCTGGGGAGTAAAGCGATGGTTACCGTTGTCTTGTCATTCCCTGCGTTCTATTGAATACTTGCCGAATGAAACGACACAATTCCATAGCGGTTCTTTCGGATATTCATGGCAACAGCCTTGCCCTTGAAGCGGTGCTGAATGACGTAGCCCATCGGAAATGCGCCACTCTTTTCAATCTGGGCGATATCTTCTACGGCCCGCTCGACCCCGCTGGGACATGGGATATGCTCAACCGTCTGCACATCCCGACCATCCTCGGCAATCAGGACCGTGTTCTTCTGGAGGGCGGCCCGGAATGGGAAGCGAACCCCACCTTTACGCGCACACGGGATGCCATCGGGCCGGACGGACTGAACTGGCTCGCCTCTCTGCCCCCCTCGCTCACGGGAACGCCAGACACCAGGGACATCCTGCTCTGTCACGGCACTCCGGGCAACGACACGCGCTACCTGCTGGAAGCCGTGACCACAGGCGTACCCGTCCAGCGACCATGTGAGGCCATACTGGAGGACGTGCTCCCGCAAGCTGCGGGCTGTTCTCTGGTGCTGGCGGGACACAGCCACCACCCGGGACAGGTCGTGTGCGACGGCATCACGGTGGTCAATCCCGGCAGCGTGGGCCTGCCTGCCTATGATGACGACACCCCGCCGCACAGCATGGCAGCGGGGTCGCCCCATGCGCAATATGCAGTGCTGACGCCATCCGCATCAGGCTGGGAATGTGATTTTATCTCGGTGGAATATGACTGGAAAGCAGCGGCAGTCTTGGCCCGCCAGAACGACCGCGAGGATTGGGCGCAGTGGCTGTCCACGGGAATGGCATAAGGCGTCAGGTATTCCTTCCCATTCTCTGCATTCTTTTCTGGACTTTTTTTAGATTTTTCTGAAAAATACGTCCAGCCTGTACGTTTCGGACACATGCCTGCTTTGCATCTGTCGAAACGAAACCGCTACACTCGGTTTGAACTATATGAAGCTGACCACTGCCGCACACCTCCGTATATGGACCTTCACGTCGTTGCTCGTCGTGACGGCACTTTGCGTCTGCTCAACAAGCGCCCTTGCCATCTCG containing:
- a CDS encoding DJ-1/PfpI family protein is translated as MMAKIAIILTPHFADWEYALIAGTGRPFYGLDVQFFTPAPGELQSLGGLTVRVPQGLEAMNQWAPEVVVVIGGTLWESEDAPDIGEVLRAHHARGAVVAGICGGTLALARAGMLDAIPHTSNEAEYLTLNAQEYTGAEHFCPSATAVSTDRVITAPGVAPVSFTAAIFESIGLDQNTVLQFKNMLAAEHN
- a CDS encoding potassium channel protein, coding for MHTLPTMRDAIFGWCRNPFGKLTLLILGLLCMATFGYWFFEYYPVGDAKDIFGALWWAVVTLTTVGYGDMVPTTIGGKVMGLIVMICGIGLVSTLTGNLASMLVEHKARKRKGLLTVKLTNHVIIVGWNDFGPELVAALRDNGVLMNDKDTNLVLVNGLAADEREAVAFQLDLGDRLHFVWGTITQESVLLKARPDRAQVVYLLSQHTAQSAKDADHETLYAALALRELAPQVPLYGEVALPENRKHLLRAGVNEIIVHGQLTSVVLGLMGANPSMWTLLQELIGMRGNNHIKFKTLTSAEKPLLWGDLMTQFRADGRLPLALCKVSKQLSLEDVLDDGSALDQFILELFESSGQETNIGDTGPRVLTNPPDTEPLRDFDAVLFLNPREAR
- a CDS encoding Crp/Fnr family transcriptional regulator, which codes for MKLGDVIFDDIPLFHGLPATAQDKIRDIFDIHPVDAGENLITEGEEGDEMFILVKGRVRITKSMLMPGMNLPILEVDNQRKVLATMDHANHPIFGEIALIDHETRSATILVLEPSFFLRTNRARFFELVEREPIIGNILLMALTKRMATTIRKSNRELIKLSTALALALSRYNKP
- a CDS encoding SPOR domain-containing protein, with translation MRKSISSAPPARRPASQQPAKPAPKPIIDEAPLTGDNEPLDTAAPDADEKPMADVGGDDLGDDLADDTMDSTETPVEEAAPVAKTDAVKEPGIATTPDELPDPAPIIDSTPVAEPAMKDQAKEAVTPPQTTPAQTAPAPVVTTPEAAAPVMVDPENEVVDLEDPVVLDNPVATTAGDYYVQVGAFSDVENATRILEQLRTDGYAGARMVKTETGLYRVQAGAFVNADEADTALETLKGAFPGSRVVKAE
- a CDS encoding protein kinase domain-containing protein encodes the protein MHIGRYAIRGLLGRGGMGAVYKAAMPVTGRIVALKVLDPAEIMEDIMGAAVLKEMFFKEATTMASISHVNVAGILDVGRGDDVTPPHFAMEYYCGNLGALMGETYEVEQPSRRLGVEASLHIAREMLAGLDRLHFEGIIHRDVKPFNVMLAEDEGGPGRVKLIDFGLSKLRGEQSQGHKGMVVGSPYYTAPEQEADPEAADARSDVFSVGVTLFRMLTGQLPDERADRQSICAIHADLDCTWDAFFDRALASEPDDRFQDCQSMIDAMDRLEAAWIERKDATCVMLDEPERHARDWVPRAEPIKVGLHAARAAFDLDVLWRPKEYGAGEFRKRGDGTVFDSATGLVWEQDGARYPLTWDRACAYVARFNRHAHGGRTDWRLPTVDELTTLFTGNTEPGEFCLESAFDPRKSRLWSADTKAFTAAWYADAEMGFVWWQDRTCRFFVRAVSGGM
- a CDS encoding HIT family protein, with protein sequence MVPTDSECIFCKIVAGDIPCARVFESDTCLAFLDIAPVNAGHALVLPKGHYPTLMDIPVELGGDLFQVLSQVGKAIMEVTGADGLNLMQNNYEAAGQEVHHAHYHLIPRFADDGLRLWPQTGYDDPDEMGRLAAKIANLME
- a CDS encoding integration host factor subunit alpha: MSTLTKAGIVDYVYERTDKNRAEIKDLVETILEIMKTAVKKDHALLISGFGKFEAYDKRARKGRNPQTTQSITLPPRKVVVFRLSRKFRAELNPS
- the acs gene encoding acetate--CoA ligase, with product MSEEKKIESLQKEGQIFEPDASKQGQAWIQNMEAYDAANEKALNDPDGYWGDRAKELLTWFSDFDSVLEADYDKPEFKWFSGGKTNVSYNCLDRHLTDGRRNKAALIWQGEPEEDVKVYTYQMLHTEVCRFANVLKKKGVKRGDRVAIYMPMIPELAIAMLACTRLGALHSIVFAGFSSIALQSRIDDCQARVLITADAVLRAGKTIPLKGNADEALKDCPTIEQCIVVKRGGNEINMVEGRDSWWHEEVNAEDITSDCPFEEMEAEDPLFILYTSGSTGKPKGVLHTTAGYLLYAAHTTQCVFDVKDDDVYWCTADVGWITGHSYIVYGPLTLGATSVMFEGVPSYPRPDRFWQIVDKFKVNIFYTAPTVIRALMREGEEWVKNYDLSSLRVLGSVGEPINPEAWLWYHNNVGGGKLPIVDTWWQTETGGIMISALPYATPLKPGSATKALPGISAKIVRRDGSVADANEGGHLIVDKPWPGMLRNVWGNPDRYKSTYFAGFPGAYEAGDGARMDDDGYFWIMGRLDDVINVSGHRMGTAEVESALVAHPDVAEAAVVGMPHDVKGETIYAYVTLKSGVEPDDDLLKALKIWVRKEIGPIATPEFIQFADGLPKTRSGKIMRRVLRKIVEGSDEFGDTSTLADPGVVTDLVEGNKDLLS